The Rhizobium sp. BT03 genome has a window encoding:
- a CDS encoding autoinducer binding domain-containing protein, whose translation MSVDQRILQEAFHCIRNLHEIGHLSAIVHQLRALVGAANLAYQALFIPGRVTNERLVAETYSDRWKKLYQSKNYLRTDPIEIAARRASQPLDWSHLRSVSKETASFFAEAERHGVGNNGVSIPLVDAQAGRALFSVTSNLEGDDWATFKGCALPSLIQIGKAIQLRTAEIEVKSAAQPSRVSALTVKETDYLALYVAGYEIKQIGDMRSVSGTAVRSALNSVTEKLDARGPRHAGYLAVALGIIPTSAIVK comes from the coding sequence ATGTCTGTCGACCAGCGTATCCTGCAGGAAGCATTCCACTGCATCCGCAACCTCCATGAAATTGGCCATCTCTCGGCAATTGTCCATCAGCTGCGCGCATTGGTCGGGGCTGCCAATCTTGCCTATCAAGCTCTTTTCATTCCGGGCCGGGTGACCAATGAACGGCTCGTTGCAGAAACCTATTCCGACAGGTGGAAGAAACTCTATCAGTCGAAAAATTACCTTCGCACCGACCCCATCGAGATCGCCGCACGCAGAGCATCTCAACCGTTAGACTGGAGCCATTTGAGGTCTGTGTCGAAGGAAACCGCGTCCTTCTTCGCAGAAGCCGAGCGCCATGGCGTCGGCAATAATGGCGTCTCCATACCTCTTGTCGATGCCCAGGCCGGGCGGGCGCTGTTCAGCGTCACATCAAATCTTGAGGGGGACGATTGGGCGACGTTCAAGGGCTGTGCTCTGCCATCGCTCATTCAGATTGGCAAAGCCATTCAGCTCCGGACAGCGGAGATCGAGGTGAAATCGGCAGCGCAACCTTCTCGCGTTTCCGCATTGACCGTCAAGGAAACGGACTATCTGGCGCTCTACGTTGCCGGCTATGAAATCAAACAGATTGGCGATATGCGTTCGGTTTCGGGCACCGCCGTGCGATCAGCCTTGAATTCCGTTACAGAAAAACTCGATGCGCGTGGGCCGCGTCACGCCGGCTATCTCGCAGTTGCACTAGGCATCATTCCGACTTCGGCCATTGTGAAATAG
- a CDS encoding ABC transporter permease — protein sequence MLFETLKLALRAISRNMLRSFLTVLGVVIGVAAVIALVTIGNGTTAQVSTELSRLGTNMLFVRPGQFGPGRASSEAKRFSVKDVAAIRDQISGLRAVAPLNQSTATVISGGQNHSTSVSGTTNDYFVAQDWNLALGRTFTPAEERGQSRCIIGETVRSQLFGAADPIGQQIRVGKVSCPVIGVLAKRGQSGMGTDQDDVVIMPVKVFQRRISGNSNVPQIIISARDGVSTAKVQADVENLLRERRKIIPGRQDDFNVNDMTQIAEAMTGTTTLLTGLLGAVAAISLLVGGIGIMNIMLVSVTERTREIGIRLAIGALENQVLTQFLVEAVALSLFGGITGIALGLSLGLVAVTLLKVPFVFSPMMVAVAFLFSAAIGMIFGYFPARRAAQLNPIEALRHE from the coding sequence ATGTTGTTTGAGACGCTGAAGCTGGCTCTGCGCGCCATCAGCCGCAACATGCTGCGCTCGTTCCTGACCGTGCTCGGCGTCGTCATCGGCGTTGCAGCCGTCATCGCGCTGGTAACGATCGGCAACGGCACGACCGCGCAGGTCTCGACCGAATTGTCGCGGCTCGGCACCAATATGCTGTTCGTCCGTCCCGGCCAGTTCGGCCCCGGCCGGGCGAGCTCCGAGGCCAAGCGCTTCAGCGTCAAGGACGTCGCCGCCATCCGCGACCAGATCAGCGGGTTGAGGGCCGTGGCGCCGCTCAACCAGTCGACAGCAACGGTCATCTCAGGCGGCCAGAACCATTCGACCAGCGTTTCCGGCACCACCAACGACTATTTCGTCGCGCAGGACTGGAACCTGGCGCTCGGCCGCACTTTCACCCCCGCCGAGGAGCGCGGCCAGTCCCGCTGCATCATCGGCGAGACGGTGCGCTCGCAGCTCTTCGGCGCCGCCGACCCGATCGGCCAGCAGATCCGCGTCGGCAAGGTCTCATGCCCGGTTATCGGCGTGCTCGCCAAGCGCGGCCAGTCCGGCATGGGCACCGATCAGGACGATGTCGTCATCATGCCGGTCAAGGTGTTCCAGCGGCGCATCAGCGGCAACAGCAACGTGCCGCAGATCATCATCTCGGCGCGCGACGGCGTCTCCACCGCCAAGGTGCAGGCCGACGTCGAAAACCTGCTGCGTGAGCGCCGCAAGATCATCCCCGGCCGGCAGGACGATTTCAATGTCAACGACATGACGCAGATCGCCGAGGCGATGACCGGCACGACGACGCTCTTGACCGGCCTGCTCGGCGCCGTCGCCGCCATCAGCCTGCTCGTCGGCGGCATCGGCATCATGAACATCATGCTGGTCTCCGTCACTGAACGAACCCGCGAGATCGGCATTCGCCTGGCGATCGGCGCGCTGGAAAACCAGGTGCTCACCCAGTTCCTGGTCGAAGCAGTGGCGCTCTCGCTCTTCGGCGGCATCACCGGCATCGCTCTCGGCCTGAGCCTCGGTCTGGTGGCTGTGACGCTCCTGAAAGTCCCCTTCGTCTTCAGCCCAATGATGGTCGCCGTCGCCTTCCTCTTCTCCGCCGCCATCGGCATGATCTTCGGCTATTTCCCGGCAAGACGGGCTGCGCAGCTGAACCCGATCGAGGCGCTGCGGCACGAGTGA
- a CDS encoding ABC transporter ATP-binding protein: MASPPLIEFRQVSKVYGEGEAAIRALDHVDLAINAHEFVAIMGPSGSGKSTAMNILGCLDVPTSGDYIFEGIPTGGFDRGQLTLLRRHLLGFVFQGFNLLSRTSAVENVELPLIYRGMAVRERRERAREALALVGLSGREHHKTQELSGGQQQRVAIARAIVTEPALLLADEPTGNLDTKTSIEIMDLMTRLNREQGITIVMVTHEPDIAAYAQRLLRFVDGKLETEVEHRRRADHVV; encoded by the coding sequence ATGGCAAGCCCGCCGCTCATCGAATTCAGGCAGGTCTCGAAAGTTTACGGCGAGGGCGAGGCGGCCATCCGCGCGCTCGACCATGTCGACCTTGCCATCAACGCCCATGAATTCGTCGCGATCATGGGCCCGTCGGGCTCGGGCAAGTCGACGGCGATGAACATCCTCGGCTGCCTCGACGTGCCGACGTCGGGCGACTACATCTTCGAAGGCATTCCGACCGGCGGCTTCGACCGCGGCCAGCTGACGCTCTTACGCCGCCATTTGCTTGGCTTCGTGTTCCAGGGCTTCAACCTGTTGTCGCGCACCTCGGCGGTCGAGAACGTCGAATTGCCGCTGATCTATCGCGGCATGGCGGTGCGCGAGCGCCGTGAACGGGCGCGCGAAGCCCTGGCGCTGGTCGGCCTCTCCGGCCGCGAACATCACAAGACCCAGGAACTATCGGGCGGCCAGCAGCAGCGCGTCGCCATCGCCCGCGCCATCGTCACTGAACCGGCGCTGCTGCTGGCCGACGAACCCACAGGCAATCTCGACACGAAAACCAGCATCGAGATCATGGATCTGATGACCCGGCTGAACCGCGAGCAGGGCATCACCATCGTCATGGTCACGCACGAGCCCGATATCGCCGCCTATGCCCAGCGGCTGCTCAGATTCGTCGACGGCAAGCTGGAGACCGAGGTCGAGCACCGGAGGAGGGCGGATCATGTTGTTTGA
- a CDS encoding efflux RND transporter periplasmic adaptor subunit — translation MNDTGTGKKTAAQTSGASDLAAVLAASGRQDKRSRWRGRLFILLILVASAAVAAYFYMGRGQSEVSYATQPAKRGDLTVLVTATGSVQPTEQVDISSELSGTVRDVNVDYNSTIKAGDVLALLDTNKLEADVKSSRAKLNSAKANVAKANADLQSASTSLERLKSLVRSNVSTQQSLDDATYKYDSAVAAKQINEAEVLASEADLQLAEVNLAKAKIVSPIDGVILTRAVNPGATVAASLSAPILFTIAGDLKKMELQVDVDEADVGQIAVGQKAKFSVDAYPDRSFPAEIEQIRFASEVVNNVVTYKAVLSVDNADLLLRPGMTATADVTVEAVKDTLMVPNTALRYAPPQAERRGRGIFGIFGPPRQRGGGNSGQALTGAQRRVWVLHGGRPTPVVIQVGSSDGQFTQVVSGELKEGDALVTDATTRAN, via the coding sequence ATGAACGATACCGGAACCGGCAAGAAGACCGCGGCACAGACAAGCGGCGCGTCCGACCTCGCGGCGGTGCTTGCCGCATCGGGACGGCAGGACAAGCGCAGCCGTTGGCGCGGGCGGCTGTTCATCCTGTTGATCCTCGTTGCTTCAGCAGCCGTCGCCGCCTATTTCTATATGGGCCGCGGGCAAAGCGAAGTGAGCTATGCCACCCAGCCGGCAAAACGCGGCGATCTGACGGTGCTCGTCACCGCCACCGGCTCGGTGCAGCCGACCGAGCAGGTCGATATATCGAGCGAGCTTTCCGGCACGGTCCGCGACGTCAATGTCGATTACAACAGCACGATCAAAGCAGGCGACGTGCTGGCGCTGCTCGACACCAACAAGCTTGAGGCCGATGTGAAGAGTTCGCGCGCCAAGCTGAATTCGGCCAAGGCGAACGTCGCCAAGGCCAATGCCGATCTGCAGTCGGCAAGCACCTCGCTCGAGCGGCTGAAGAGCTTGGTCCGGAGCAATGTCTCCACCCAGCAGAGCCTCGATGACGCCACTTACAAATATGATTCCGCCGTCGCCGCCAAACAGATCAACGAAGCCGAGGTGCTCGCTTCGGAAGCCGACCTGCAGCTTGCCGAGGTCAATCTCGCCAAGGCGAAGATCGTCTCGCCGATCGACGGCGTGATCCTCACCCGCGCCGTCAATCCGGGTGCGACGGTCGCAGCCTCGCTTTCGGCGCCGATCCTGTTCACCATCGCCGGCGACTTGAAGAAGATGGAGCTGCAGGTCGATGTCGACGAGGCCGATGTCGGCCAGATCGCCGTCGGCCAGAAGGCGAAATTTTCTGTCGACGCCTATCCAGACCGGAGCTTCCCAGCCGAGATCGAGCAGATCCGCTTCGCCTCCGAAGTGGTCAACAATGTTGTGACCTATAAGGCGGTCCTCTCCGTCGACAATGCCGATCTCCTGCTGCGCCCCGGCATGACGGCGACCGCCGACGTCACCGTCGAGGCCGTCAAGGATACGCTGATGGTGCCGAACACGGCGCTGCGTTATGCGCCCCCGCAGGCCGAACGGCGCGGCCGCGGTATTTTCGGCATCTTCGGTCCGCCGCGCCAGCGCGGCGGCGGCAATTCCGGTCAGGCGCTGACGGGCGCTCAGCGCCGCGTCTGGGTGCTGCACGGCGGCCGGCCCACGCCTGTCGTCATCCAGGTCGGCTCATCCGACGGCCAGTTCACCCAGGTCGTCTCCGGTGAGCTCAAGGAAGGTGACGCATTGGTGACCGACGCCACAACGCGTGCGAACTAG
- a CDS encoding GFA family protein has product MRIRTGSCLCGAVDYRVEGEPLRVGLCHCADCRKSSGSAFVFFAVWPRLAFSHSGEIATFAGRSFCPACGGRLFCLQEEAVEIRLGSLDSPPSDLAPDHEVWIKRRERWLHPLPGAGQYAEDAG; this is encoded by the coding sequence ATGCGGATCCGGACGGGAAGCTGCCTGTGCGGGGCAGTCGACTATCGCGTCGAAGGCGAGCCGCTTCGCGTCGGCCTTTGCCACTGCGCCGATTGCCGCAAATCGAGCGGCTCCGCCTTCGTCTTCTTCGCGGTCTGGCCGCGCCTGGCTTTTTCCCACAGCGGCGAGATCGCCACTTTCGCCGGCCGCAGCTTCTGCCCCGCCTGCGGCGGCAGGCTTTTCTGCCTGCAGGAGGAGGCGGTGGAAATTCGCCTCGGTTCGCTCGATAGCCCGCCGAGCGACCTTGCGCCGGATCATGAAGTCTGGATCAAGCGGCGCGAGCGCTGGTTGCATCCGCTGCCGGGTGCTGGCCAATATGCCGAGGATGCCGGCTGA
- a CDS encoding ABC transporter ATP-binding protein, producing the protein MSGLELRNIVKNFGSVEVIRDVSLEVKDGEFVAFVGPSGCGKSTLLRLIAGLDKPTGGSIAIDGTDVTEIGAADRGLAMVFQSYALYPHMSVRENLAFGLENTKVAKAEIEARITDAARMLEIEPFLQRRPGQLSGGQRQRVAIGRAIVRRPDAFLLDEPLSNLDAELRVSMRAELAALHARLKATMIYVTHDQVEAMTLANRIVVLRGGRIEQVGTPLELYNKPANRFVAGFIGAPHMNFLEGSIVGHENGFAEVETVGGHRISVTAGETHPTGERVSIGIRPQHITLADAAAAGQLDTRVTLVEELGSETVVHTEAAGKKLIAVFAGQQQMKSGDNLPLRLDPAVLHLFGEDGRRLS; encoded by the coding sequence ATGAGCGGGCTCGAGCTCAGAAACATCGTCAAGAATTTCGGCTCCGTCGAGGTCATCCGCGATGTCTCGCTTGAGGTCAAGGACGGCGAGTTCGTCGCCTTCGTCGGCCCCTCCGGTTGCGGAAAATCGACGCTGCTACGCCTCATCGCCGGCCTCGATAAGCCAACAGGCGGCAGCATCGCTATCGACGGCACGGATGTCACCGAGATCGGCGCCGCCGACCGCGGCCTCGCAATGGTCTTCCAGTCCTATGCGCTCTATCCGCATATGAGCGTGCGGGAAAATCTGGCCTTCGGCCTGGAGAATACCAAGGTGGCCAAGGCCGAGATCGAGGCCCGCATCACCGATGCCGCCCGCATGCTGGAGATCGAGCCCTTCCTGCAGCGCCGCCCGGGCCAGCTTTCCGGCGGCCAGCGCCAGCGCGTCGCAATCGGCCGCGCCATCGTCCGCCGGCCTGATGCCTTCCTGCTCGACGAGCCGCTCTCCAATCTCGACGCCGAGCTGAGAGTGAGCATGCGCGCCGAACTCGCCGCCCTTCACGCCCGCCTGAAGGCGACGATGATCTACGTCACCCATGATCAGGTCGAGGCGATGACGCTGGCAAACCGCATCGTCGTGCTGAGAGGCGGTCGGATCGAGCAGGTGGGAACGCCGTTGGAACTTTACAACAAGCCGGCCAACCGCTTCGTCGCCGGCTTCATCGGCGCCCCGCATATGAATTTCCTGGAAGGCTCGATCGTCGGCCACGAGAACGGTTTTGCCGAGGTCGAAACCGTCGGCGGCCATCGCATTTCGGTCACTGCCGGGGAGACACACCCGACGGGCGAGAGGGTCAGCATCGGCATCCGCCCGCAACACATCACCCTGGCCGATGCGGCCGCCGCAGGCCAGTTGGACACGCGGGTCACCCTTGTCGAGGAACTGGGCTCCGAAACCGTCGTCCACACCGAAGCGGCCGGCAAGAAACTGATCGCGGTCTTCGCCGGCCAGCAGCAAATGAAATCCGGCGACAACCTGCCGCTCCGTCTCGACCCCGCCGTGCTGCACCTCTTTGGTGAGGACGGCCGGCGTCTGTCTTGA
- a CDS encoding carbohydrate ABC transporter permease, translating to MSAVGSFLLRRRGRGWHWTDVVTWIWLISGVFLMFGPAVWLVFSSFKTPAALAEFPPSLLPYVTEQAVVPGYDKPLPLYNVTMPDGSSRVLAEVRRIGIIGQMVDPKQPGEIVKANIKDRTPVRTVEFAAANYTEPFQRFDFFLFLRNSVFVTVVATAITLLVNSMAAFALSKYQFPGRTAVMLMILATLMVPLSVIVVPLYSVIGTLNLFDSLWGVILPTVATPTGVFLLRQYMLTIPDELIDAARMDKASEWQIYWRIILPLSAPALAVLAIFSVVWRWNDFLWPLIVLSRKELYTLQVGLNVYAGELNVQWHYILAMTVVSMIPVVLIFVFLQRFITTGIAGSGLK from the coding sequence ATGAGCGCTGTCGGCTCGTTCCTGCTGCGCCGCCGCGGCCGCGGCTGGCACTGGACGGATGTCGTCACCTGGATCTGGCTGATCTCGGGCGTCTTCCTGATGTTCGGCCCGGCCGTCTGGCTGGTCTTCTCCTCCTTCAAGACACCAGCCGCCCTTGCCGAATTCCCGCCGTCCTTGCTGCCTTATGTCACCGAACAGGCCGTCGTGCCGGGCTATGACAAGCCGCTGCCACTCTATAACGTCACCATGCCTGATGGCAGCAGCCGCGTGCTCGCCGAAGTCCGCCGCATCGGCATTATCGGCCAGATGGTCGATCCGAAACAGCCTGGCGAAATCGTCAAGGCGAACATCAAGGACCGCACCCCGGTGCGCACGGTCGAATTCGCCGCCGCCAATTACACCGAACCGTTCCAGCGCTTCGATTTCTTCCTGTTCCTGCGCAACTCCGTCTTCGTGACCGTTGTGGCGACGGCGATCACGCTGCTGGTCAATTCGATGGCCGCCTTCGCGCTGTCGAAATACCAGTTCCCTGGCCGCACCGCCGTCATGCTGATGATCCTGGCGACGCTGATGGTGCCGCTCTCGGTGATCGTCGTGCCGCTCTATTCCGTCATCGGCACACTGAACCTTTTCGACAGCCTCTGGGGCGTCATCCTGCCGACGGTCGCCACCCCCACAGGTGTCTTCCTGCTCCGCCAATATATGCTGACGATCCCGGACGAGCTAATCGACGCCGCACGCATGGACAAGGCCAGCGAATGGCAGATCTACTGGCGAATCATCCTGCCGCTCTCGGCGCCGGCACTGGCGGTGCTGGCGATCTTCTCGGTCGTTTGGCGTTGGAACGACTTCCTCTGGCCGCTGATCGTGCTGTCGCGCAAGGAACTCTATACGCTGCAGGTCGGCCTCAACGTCTATGCCGGCGAGCTCAATGTGCAATGGCACTATATCCTCGCCATGACCGTCGTCTCGATGATCCCCGTCGTGCTGATCTTCGTCTTCCTGCAGCGTTTCATCACCACAGGCATCGCCGGCTCCGGCCTGAAATAG
- a CDS encoding carbohydrate ABC transporter permease → MAEKMVSSEPRAKAGPRQALAAPVRLLMGIVDIPMRAWQKLTGLNGMAGVFLAPNMLIFSVFVLLPLVINFIYSTTSGGAIFLPNRTYVGADQYHILFDCGSYLDPSTCAADTFWAAVRNTAVFVVFQVSAMLVAALATALILNRELSNRGFWRAVFFFPVLLSPVVVGLIWKWILQRQGLLNYALSPFGFEPFSWLSDRFWAFFFAVFVSVWAHMGFYALILLAGLQAIPRDLYEAAAMDKASPTRIFRRITLPLLMPNLIVVLVLALIRAVQIFDEVFVLTGGGPGTSTMYITQYIYETGFASSLRNPGLASAASILMGIVLVILTLVQLGVSSRNEKKGTRQ, encoded by the coding sequence ATGGCGGAGAAGATGGTTTCTTCCGAACCGCGGGCAAAGGCCGGCCCTCGGCAGGCGCTCGCAGCACCTGTCCGGCTCCTGATGGGGATCGTCGATATTCCCATGCGCGCCTGGCAGAAGCTGACGGGGCTGAACGGCATGGCGGGCGTCTTCCTGGCGCCTAACATGCTGATCTTCAGCGTTTTCGTGCTCCTGCCGCTGGTCATCAACTTCATCTATTCGACGACGAGCGGCGGCGCCATCTTCCTGCCGAACAGAACCTATGTCGGTGCCGACCAGTACCACATCCTGTTCGATTGCGGCTCTTATCTCGACCCCTCGACCTGTGCCGCCGACACTTTCTGGGCGGCGGTGCGCAACACCGCCGTCTTCGTCGTCTTCCAGGTCTCGGCCATGCTGGTCGCAGCGCTGGCGACGGCTCTGATCCTCAATCGCGAGCTTTCCAATCGCGGCTTCTGGCGCGCCGTCTTTTTCTTTCCGGTGCTGCTGTCGCCCGTCGTCGTCGGCCTGATCTGGAAATGGATCCTGCAGCGTCAGGGCCTGCTGAACTATGCGCTGAGCCCTTTCGGCTTTGAGCCCTTCTCCTGGCTCAGCGATCGTTTCTGGGCCTTCTTCTTCGCCGTCTTCGTCTCGGTCTGGGCGCATATGGGCTTTTACGCGCTGATCCTGCTCGCCGGCCTGCAGGCGATCCCGAGAGATCTCTACGAGGCGGCGGCGATGGACAAGGCGAGTCCCACTCGCATCTTCCGCCGCATCACCCTGCCGCTCCTGATGCCGAACCTCATCGTCGTCCTAGTGCTGGCGCTGATCCGCGCCGTGCAGATCTTCGACGAGGTCTTCGTTCTCACCGGCGGCGGCCCGGGCACCAGCACCATGTACATCACCCAGTATATTTACGAGACGGGCTTTGCGAGTTCGCTGCGCAATCCGGGGCTTGCGTCGGCCGCGTCGATCCTGATGGGCATCGTGCTCGTCATCCTGACGCTGGTCCAGCTGGGCGTCAGCAGCCGCAACGAGAAGAAGGGAACACGCCAATGA
- a CDS encoding ABC transporter substrate-binding protein, translated as MTRMKSIGAALAAVLLSTVAAHAGDVRIMWYSDGGEGAVVKDLLARFSKANPDVNVILDEVSYDVVKEQLPVQLEAGKGPDIARVTNLKAQAQHWLDLRPLLADAKYWDDNFGAQADWMRPDGSNAITGFMTQLTLTGGFVNKTLFEQAGVEIPGQKATWDDWAAAARKVADSQKVFAMAIDRSGHRVSGPNISYGANYIAADGKPAPIDQGAKEFLSRFVKWNEDGTINKDVWVSAAGTTYRAAAEDFINGGLAYYYSGSWQISAFAQKIGDSFDWVMSGSPCGTAACTGMQGGAGLVAVKYTKNPKDVAKVMDYLASADVQKEFAERSLFIPAHKGVASGQMDFKTDNPHVQAALKAFVESAGQTAAPAMKLPGWKWSDAYYSAIVARISQVIAGEMKLDDAYARIDEDIKAKVGAN; from the coding sequence ATGACCAGAATGAAATCGATCGGCGCGGCTTTGGCTGCGGTTCTCTTGAGTACCGTTGCCGCCCATGCCGGCGACGTGCGCATCATGTGGTATTCTGACGGCGGCGAAGGCGCTGTCGTCAAGGACTTGCTGGCGCGCTTCTCCAAGGCCAATCCCGATGTCAACGTCATCCTCGACGAGGTCTCCTACGACGTGGTCAAGGAACAGCTGCCGGTGCAGCTCGAAGCCGGGAAGGGGCCTGATATCGCCCGCGTCACCAATCTGAAGGCGCAGGCCCAGCACTGGCTCGATCTGCGTCCGCTGCTCGCCGATGCGAAATATTGGGACGACAATTTCGGCGCCCAGGCCGATTGGATGCGTCCCGACGGCTCGAACGCCATCACCGGCTTCATGACGCAGCTGACTCTGACCGGCGGCTTCGTCAACAAGACGCTGTTCGAGCAGGCCGGCGTCGAAATCCCCGGCCAGAAGGCGACCTGGGACGATTGGGCGGCCGCCGCCAGGAAGGTCGCCGACAGCCAGAAGGTCTTCGCCATGGCGATCGACCGCTCCGGCCACCGCGTCTCCGGCCCGAACATCTCCTACGGCGCCAATTATATCGCCGCCGACGGCAAGCCGGCGCCGATCGATCAGGGCGCCAAGGAGTTCCTCAGCCGCTTCGTCAAATGGAACGAGGACGGCACCATCAACAAGGATGTCTGGGTCAGCGCTGCCGGCACCACCTATCGCGCCGCCGCCGAAGACTTCATCAATGGCGGTCTTGCCTATTATTATTCGGGCAGCTGGCAGATTTCGGCCTTCGCCCAGAAGATCGGCGACAGCTTTGACTGGGTGATGTCGGGAAGCCCCTGCGGCACGGCCGCCTGCACCGGCATGCAGGGCGGCGCCGGTCTCGTCGCCGTCAAATACACCAAGAACCCCAAGGATGTCGCCAAGGTGATGGATTACCTGGCGAGCGCCGACGTACAGAAGGAGTTTGCCGAGCGCAGCCTGTTCATTCCGGCGCATAAGGGCGTCGCCTCAGGCCAGATGGACTTCAAGACCGACAATCCGCATGTGCAGGCGGCGCTGAAGGCCTTCGTCGAATCCGCCGGTCAGACGGCCGCACCGGCCATGAAACTGCCGGGCTGGAAGTGGTCGGACGCCTATTACAGCGCCATCGTCGCCCGCATCAGCCAGGTGATCGCCGGCGAAATGAAGCTCGACGACGCCTATGCCCGCATCGACGAGGACATCAAGGCCAAGGTCGGCGCCAACTGA